From a region of the Dyella jiangningensis genome:
- a CDS encoding helix-turn-helix transcriptional regulator, translating into MESRTSVVLAPANGGPLSRGIAPTETASVVPIRLIRMPAVRAITSLSRAWIYALEKQGRFPKRLKIGDRTSAWVEAEVIAWVQAQADAREVAA; encoded by the coding sequence ATTGGCTCCTGCCAATGGCGGGCCGCTGTCTCGTGGAATCGCTCCCACGGAGACTGCCTCTGTCGTCCCGATCCGCCTGATCCGCATGCCTGCGGTGCGGGCCATCACAAGCCTGTCTAGAGCTTGGATTTACGCCCTCGAAAAGCAGGGAAGGTTCCCCAAAAGGCTCAAGATCGGGGATCGCACCAGCGCGTGGGTTGAGGCCGAAGTCATCGCATGGGTACAGGCCCAAGCGGATGCGCGGGAGGTGGCGGCATGA